In the Pseudothauera hydrothermalis genome, one interval contains:
- a CDS encoding RsmB/NOP family class I SAM-dependent RNA methyltransferase, translating to MKANAKQGKRNTAPLIAAKVNAAGVSRPLLVQATQALGAVLCMEHPADAVLSRYFREHPTLGQRDRAFVAETIYGVLRRLRWLRRLAGAEATPRQLLLAWLARGEGWPLRHFEDVTAPAEREWIAGLKAREMDEGSLAERADLPDWLVERLLYLTDEAGLLALARSLNRPAPLDLRANLIKTDREALLTRLQADGIAAEAGALSPHAIRVAGKPALHKHPAFLDGSFEVQDQGSQLLSFLVQPKRGEMVVDFCAGAGGKTLHLGAMMRSTGRLYALDVSERRLAKLKPRMARAGLTNVHPVCIAHEHDARIKRLVGKADRVLVDAPCSGLGTLRRNPDLKWRQSPQSVAEMVAKQGSILAAAARLVRPGGRLVYATCSLLAEENDGVVDAFLAQHPDFQAVGAQDILAKQGIALDTGLRLRLSPANHDTDGFFAAVLERHAG from the coding sequence ATGAAGGCGAACGCAAAACAGGGCAAACGGAACACTGCCCCGCTCATTGCAGCGAAGGTCAATGCCGCGGGGGTCAGCCGCCCGCTGCTGGTGCAGGCCACGCAGGCACTGGGGGCGGTGCTCTGCATGGAGCATCCGGCCGATGCGGTGCTATCGAGGTATTTCCGTGAGCACCCTACACTGGGCCAGCGCGACCGCGCGTTTGTGGCCGAAACCATCTATGGCGTGCTGCGCCGGCTGCGCTGGCTGCGCCGTTTGGCCGGGGCCGAGGCGACCCCACGGCAATTGCTGCTGGCCTGGTTGGCTCGCGGCGAAGGCTGGCCGCTGCGTCACTTCGAGGACGTCACCGCGCCTGCCGAACGCGAATGGATCGCCGGGTTGAAGGCGCGGGAGATGGACGAGGGCAGTCTCGCCGAACGCGCCGACCTGCCCGACTGGCTGGTCGAGCGCCTACTCTACCTGACCGACGAAGCCGGTTTGCTGGCTTTGGCGCGCAGTCTCAACCGCCCGGCGCCGCTCGATCTGCGCGCCAACCTGATCAAAACCGACCGTGAAGCGCTGCTTACCCGATTGCAGGCCGACGGCATCGCCGCCGAGGCCGGCGCCTTGTCGCCGCATGCCATCCGCGTGGCCGGCAAGCCGGCACTGCATAAACATCCGGCTTTTCTCGATGGCAGCTTTGAGGTGCAGGACCAAGGCTCGCAATTGCTCAGCTTTCTGGTGCAACCCAAGCGTGGCGAGATGGTGGTGGATTTTTGCGCCGGGGCTGGCGGCAAAACACTGCATCTGGGGGCGATGATGCGTTCAACCGGAAGGTTGTACGCCTTGGATGTGTCCGAGCGGCGGCTGGCCAAGCTCAAGCCACGTATGGCGCGCGCCGGCCTGACCAACGTGCATCCAGTGTGCATTGCCCATGAACACGACGCCCGGATCAAGCGCCTGGTCGGTAAAGCCGACCGCGTGTTGGTCGACGCGCCTTGTAGCGGCCTGGGCACGCTGCGCCGCAATCCCGATTTGAAATGGCGTCAGAGCCCGCAATCGGTGGCCGAAATGGTGGCCAAGCAAGGCAGCATCCTGGCGGCAGCCGCGCGTCTGGTGCGCCCAGGTGGGCGGTTGGTGTATGCCACCTGCAGCCTGCTCGCCGAGGAGAACGACGGCGTGGTCGATGCCTTTCTGGCTCAGCATCCGGATTTTCAGGCGGTCGGCGCGCAAGATATCTTGGCCAAGCAGGGCATTGCGCTGGATACCGGCCTGCGCCTGCGCCTGTCGCCAGCGAACCATGATACGGACGGTTTTTTTGCTGCCGTGCTGGAGCGTCATGCGGGCTAA
- a CDS encoding phospholipase D family protein, with translation MRAKLVLALIGLATAAPLAAGQRLPAQGSVEVAFSPADDPEALLIELIGGARHSVHVQAYLFTSRKLAAALIAAQRRGVAVQVLADAQQHKRGRNALDQLLAAGIPVAFETAYAAAHNKVMIVDAAGPGCAVATGSYNYTWSARNRNAENLIVLRDHCALAQLYLRNWQRHREAATELHRLPWHPPPGASSGG, from the coding sequence ATGCGGGCTAAGCTTGTGCTGGCGCTCATCGGCTTGGCAACGGCTGCCCCGCTTGCCGCCGGCCAACGCCTGCCTGCCCAAGGCAGCGTGGAAGTGGCGTTTTCTCCGGCGGACGATCCGGAGGCGTTGTTGATCGAATTGATCGGGGGCGCGCGCCACAGTGTGCATGTGCAGGCTTATCTGTTTACCAGTCGCAAGCTTGCCGCCGCCCTGATCGCTGCGCAGCGTCGCGGCGTGGCGGTACAGGTGCTGGCCGATGCGCAACAGCACAAGCGGGGGCGTAACGCGCTCGACCAATTGCTTGCTGCTGGCATCCCGGTAGCTTTTGAGACCGCTTATGCGGCCGCGCACAACAAAGTCATGATCGTCGATGCCGCCGGTCCCGGCTGTGCGGTGGCGACCGGTTCTTACAACTACACCTGGTCTGCGCGCAACCGTAACGCCGAAAACCTCATCGTGCTGCGCGACCATTGCGCGTTGGCGCAACTTTATTTGCGCAATTGGCAGCGTCACCGCGAGGCGGCCACCGAACTGCATCGCCTCCCATGGCATCCGCCGCCTGGCGCTTCTTCGGGCGGCTGA
- a CDS encoding fatty acid desaturase, which translates to MYLGLIDLPWWGYVLVTLALTHVTIVSVTIYLHRHQAHRALDLHPIASHFFRFWLWLTTGMVTKEWTAIHRKHHAKCETAEDPHSPQIRGLRKVLLEGAELYRAEAKNAETLARYGHGTPDDWLERKVYRHSILGVSIMLIVDLVLFGPIGLTIWAVQMAWIPFWAAGVVNGLAHYWGYRNFNCADASTNLLPWGILIGGEELHNNHHSFATSAKLSAKWYEFDIGWMYIRILAMLGLATPRKVIPKPRFAAAKQAVDLDTLQAVLTHRYDVMTRYVASLKRLCKDEIASLKARHAGRFDPKALRRWVLSGEDRHLNEHDRRQFAEVLRDSRALATVVAMREELAAIWARSNATREQLLAQLHDWIQRAEQSGIEQLQEFSLRLRRYAL; encoded by the coding sequence ATGTATCTCGGATTGATCGATCTGCCCTGGTGGGGCTATGTCCTCGTCACGCTTGCGCTCACCCATGTCACCATCGTCTCGGTGACTATTTATTTGCACCGCCATCAAGCGCATCGGGCGCTGGATTTGCATCCGATCGCCAGCCACTTTTTTCGTTTCTGGTTGTGGCTCACCACCGGCATGGTGACCAAGGAATGGACGGCCATCCACCGCAAGCATCACGCCAAGTGCGAAACCGCAGAAGACCCCCACAGTCCGCAAATTCGTGGTCTGCGCAAAGTTTTGCTCGAAGGCGCGGAGCTTTACCGCGCCGAGGCCAAAAACGCCGAAACACTGGCGCGCTATGGGCACGGCACTCCCGATGACTGGCTGGAGCGCAAGGTGTATCGCCACTCGATCCTGGGTGTGTCGATCATGCTGATCGTCGATCTGGTGCTGTTCGGACCGATCGGGCTGACCATCTGGGCGGTGCAGATGGCGTGGATCCCGTTCTGGGCGGCTGGCGTGGTCAATGGTTTGGCCCACTACTGGGGTTATCGGAACTTCAATTGCGCCGACGCCTCCACCAATCTTTTGCCCTGGGGCATCTTGATCGGCGGAGAGGAGTTGCACAACAACCATCACAGCTTTGCCACGTCGGCCAAGCTGTCCGCCAAATGGTATGAATTCGATATTGGCTGGATGTATATCCGCATTCTCGCCATGCTGGGCTTGGCCACGCCGCGCAAGGTGATTCCCAAGCCTCGCTTCGCCGCCGCCAAGCAAGCGGTCGATCTGGATACCCTGCAAGCGGTGCTGACCCATCGTTATGACGTGATGACGCGCTATGTGGCCTCGCTCAAGCGCTTGTGCAAGGACGAAATCGCAAGCCTCAAAGCCCGTCATGCCGGGCGCTTCGACCCCAAGGCGCTGCGTCGCTGGGTGCTGTCCGGTGAAGACCGGCATCTGAATGAGCATGACAGGCGCCAGTTTGCCGAGGTGTTGCGTGACAGCCGGGCGCTGGCGACGGTGGTGGCGATGCGTGAAGAACTGGCTGCGATTTGGGCGCGCTCCAACGCGACCCGCGAGCAGTTGCTGGCTCAGTTGCACGACTGGATTCAACGCGCTGAGCAAAGCGGTATCGAGCAACTTCAGGAATTTTCTCTGCGGCTGCGGCGTTATGCGCTCTGA
- the petA gene encoding ubiquinol-cytochrome c reductase iron-sulfur subunit, with product MPDLAKDRRNLLIATSAAGAAAAAATAVPFVASLTPSERARAAGAPVEADVSKLAPGEMMTVEWRGKPVWILRRTAEMLANLGGHEDRLADPLSADSVQPDYATNPHRAIMPEYLVVIGICTHLGCSPSEKLQAGPASGLGADWPGGFLCPCHGSMFDLAGRVFRHQPAPTNLEIPPHVWLGPTTLLIGEDQNGAQA from the coding sequence ATGCCAGACCTTGCCAAAGATCGTCGCAATCTGTTGATCGCCACCTCGGCCGCAGGGGCCGCCGCCGCCGCGGCTACGGCTGTGCCCTTTGTTGCCAGCCTGACCCCTTCCGAGCGCGCCAGGGCTGCCGGTGCACCGGTCGAAGCCGATGTCTCCAAGCTCGCCCCCGGAGAAATGATGACCGTGGAGTGGCGCGGCAAGCCGGTGTGGATTTTGCGCCGCACCGCCGAAATGCTCGCCAATCTGGGCGGGCATGAAGATCGCTTGGCCGACCCGCTATCGGCAGACTCGGTGCAGCCGGACTACGCCACCAACCCACACCGCGCGATCATGCCGGAATACTTGGTGGTAATTGGCATCTGCACCCACCTGGGCTGCTCGCCCAGCGAAAAACTTCAAGCCGGCCCTGCCAGCGGGTTGGGCGCCGATTGGCCGGGCGGTTTTCTGTGCCCCTGCCATGGTTCGATGTTCGACCTAGCCGGACGAGTCTTCCGCCACCAGCCGGCACCCACCAACCTGGAAATACCGCCACATGTCTGGCTTGGACCGACCACGCTGCTGATCGGCGAAGACCAGAACGGCGCCCAGGCATGA
- a CDS encoding sigma-54 interaction domain-containing protein gives MHPDTRPLPELLSFLDTLPEPHILCDRNYRIIAANTAYRAGFATGRSVIGRTCYEISHRYNLPCDQAGESCPLAKSLKSGQRERVLHLHHTPRGEEYVSIELSPIRDANGEIAWFIEKMEPMNVARGLSDHTGLVGRAPAFQHMLGLIARAAPSNASILLQGESGTGKELVANAIHAASQRAGHPFVAVDCSGLPETLFESELFGHERGAFTGATSRKPGLVEAASGGTLFLDEIGDIPLGMQVKLLRLLETGTYRRVGSTELRRADIRLISATHRPLKQMIAQGSFRQDLYYRINTFPITVPPLRERASDIPLLVESLLARVAAGRRLRVTPAALAVLVQYSYPGNVRELRNLLERASLMCDGEEIDIEHLDAELRTCSALADSSDTDGQRQRSADDTPRWDDIERRSFLQVVQAHRGSRKALAEKLGISERTLYRKLRQYQQT, from the coding sequence ATGCACCCCGACACCCGCCCCCTGCCCGAACTCCTGTCTTTCCTGGATACGCTGCCGGAGCCACACATCCTGTGCGACCGCAACTACCGCATCATCGCAGCCAACACGGCCTACCGCGCCGGCTTTGCCACCGGGCGCAGCGTGATCGGACGCACCTGCTACGAGATCTCCCACCGTTACAACCTCCCCTGCGACCAGGCCGGCGAGTCCTGTCCACTGGCCAAGAGCTTGAAGTCCGGCCAGCGCGAGCGCGTACTGCACCTGCACCACACCCCGCGCGGCGAGGAATATGTGAGCATCGAGCTTTCGCCGATTCGCGACGCCAACGGCGAAATCGCCTGGTTCATCGAGAAGATGGAGCCGATGAACGTGGCCCGCGGCCTCTCCGACCACACCGGACTGGTCGGCCGCGCCCCGGCCTTCCAGCACATGCTCGGGCTGATCGCACGCGCCGCGCCTTCCAACGCCAGCATCCTGCTGCAGGGCGAATCGGGCACCGGCAAGGAATTGGTGGCCAACGCCATTCATGCCGCCAGCCAGCGGGCGGGCCATCCTTTTGTCGCGGTGGATTGCTCGGGCCTGCCCGAGACCCTGTTCGAAAGCGAACTATTCGGTCATGAACGTGGCGCCTTCACCGGCGCCACCAGCCGCAAGCCCGGTCTGGTGGAAGCGGCCAGCGGCGGCACTCTTTTTCTTGACGAGATCGGCGACATTCCGCTGGGCATGCAGGTCAAGCTGCTGCGTCTGCTGGAAACCGGCACCTACCGCCGGGTGGGCTCCACCGAACTGCGCCGCGCCGACATCCGTTTGATCTCGGCCACTCACCGGCCGCTCAAGCAAATGATCGCGCAAGGCAGCTTCCGTCAGGATCTCTACTACCGGATCAACACCTTCCCGATCACCGTGCCGCCGTTGCGCGAGCGCGCCAGCGACATTCCGCTGCTGGTCGAATCGCTGCTCGCCCGTGTGGCGGCGGGGCGTCGACTGCGTGTCACACCTGCTGCCCTGGCAGTGCTGGTCCAATACAGCTATCCGGGCAATGTACGCGAGCTGCGCAACCTGCTGGAACGGGCCAGCTTGATGTGCGACGGCGAGGAAATCGATATCGAACACCTGGATGCGGAACTGCGCACCTGCTCCGCGCTTGCCGACTCGAGCGACACCGATGGACAGCGCCAGCGCAGCGCGGACGATACACCGCGCTGGGACGACATCGAGCGCCGCAGCTTCCTGCAGGTGGTGCAGGCTCACCGCGGCAGCCGCAAGGCATTGGCTGAAAAACTAGGCATCAGCGAGCGCACCTTATACCGCAAGCTCAGACAGTACCAACAAACCTAG
- the cydP gene encoding cytochrome oxidase putative small subunit CydP: MLASDRKLLREIVVVVVLKLVLIAALWWGFIRDHKVEVDSARMAVHAAGGLQQPDDGETDGHRATR; encoded by the coding sequence ATGCTTGCATCCGACCGAAAACTGCTGCGCGAGATCGTCGTGGTCGTCGTGCTCAAGCTGGTGCTGATCGCCGCCCTGTGGTGGGGGTTCATCCGCGACCACAAGGTCGAGGTGGATAGCGCACGGATGGCGGTGCATGCGGCCGGGGGCCTACAACAACCTGACGACGGAGAGACCGATGGTCACAGAGCAACTCGTTGA
- a CDS encoding cytochrome ubiquinol oxidase subunit I, translated as MVTEQLVDLSRLQFAATAMYHFLFVPLTLGMVWLLVIMESAYVMTGKLIYKDMTRFWGKLFGINFALGVTTGITLEFQFGTNWAYYSHYVGDIFGAPLAIEGLMAFFLESTFIGLFFFGWDRLSRVQHLMVTILMAVGTNLSALWILIANGWMQHPVGAEFSFETMRMELTDFWAVMFNPDAQAKFVHTVSAGYVTGAMFVLSISSWYLLRRRDLEFARRSFSIAAAFGFASVCSVIVLGDESGYVVSEAQQTKLAAMEAMWETEPAPASFNVIAIPNEAEMKNDYALQIPWVMGLIATRSLDQEIPGIREIVARNRERVEVGVEAVRLLEALRADPGNVELRERFDAVKDDLGFGLLLKKYVTSMDEVTPELMDRAARDTIPKVAPLFWSFRIMVALGFAMLALFGLALWYSVKGNFEHKRWLLRWALWFLPAPWIASELGWFVAEYGRQPWTIYGVLPTHLSVSTLTVESLYGSLAGFVGFYTLLLIVEMYLMVRFARQGPGSLGTGRYMNETAHA; from the coding sequence ATGGTCACAGAGCAACTCGTTGATCTTTCGCGGTTGCAGTTTGCCGCGACCGCGATGTACCACTTCCTGTTCGTGCCGCTGACCCTCGGGATGGTCTGGCTGCTGGTGATCATGGAAAGTGCGTACGTGATGACCGGCAAGCTCATCTACAAAGACATGACCCGCTTCTGGGGCAAGCTGTTCGGCATCAACTTCGCGCTGGGCGTGACCACCGGGATCACGCTGGAATTCCAGTTCGGCACCAACTGGGCCTACTACTCGCACTACGTGGGCGATATTTTCGGCGCGCCACTGGCCATCGAGGGGTTGATGGCCTTCTTTCTGGAATCGACCTTCATCGGCCTGTTCTTCTTCGGCTGGGACCGCCTGTCGCGGGTGCAGCACCTGATGGTGACCATCCTGATGGCGGTGGGCACCAACCTCTCCGCGCTGTGGATCCTGATCGCCAACGGCTGGATGCAGCACCCGGTGGGCGCCGAATTCAGCTTTGAAACCATGCGTATGGAACTCACCGACTTCTGGGCGGTGATGTTCAACCCGGATGCGCAGGCCAAGTTCGTGCACACCGTGTCGGCCGGCTATGTGACCGGGGCGATGTTCGTGTTGTCGATCTCGTCCTGGTATCTGCTGCGCCGTCGCGATCTGGAATTCGCCCGGCGCTCGTTTTCGATTGCCGCGGCCTTTGGCTTTGCCTCGGTGTGCTCGGTGATCGTGCTGGGCGACGAATCCGGCTATGTGGTGAGCGAGGCGCAGCAGACCAAGCTCGCCGCCATGGAGGCGATGTGGGAGACCGAGCCGGCGCCGGCCAGCTTCAACGTCATCGCCATCCCCAACGAAGCGGAGATGAAAAACGACTACGCCCTGCAAATCCCCTGGGTGATGGGTTTGATCGCTACCCGCTCGCTCGACCAGGAAATTCCCGGCATCCGCGAGATCGTCGCGCGCAACCGCGAGCGGGTCGAGGTGGGTGTGGAGGCGGTGCGCCTGCTCGAAGCCCTGCGCGCCGATCCGGGCAATGTCGAGCTGCGCGAGCGCTTCGATGCGGTCAAAGACGATCTGGGCTTTGGCCTGCTGCTGAAAAAATACGTCACCTCCATGGACGAGGTCACGCCGGAACTCATGGATCGCGCCGCACGCGACACCATCCCGAAGGTGGCGCCGCTGTTCTGGAGCTTTCGCATCATGGTGGCGCTGGGCTTTGCCATGCTGGCGCTATTCGGCCTGGCGCTGTGGTATTCGGTGAAGGGTAACTTCGAGCATAAGCGGTGGCTGCTGCGCTGGGCGTTGTGGTTTTTGCCGGCGCCGTGGATTGCCTCGGAACTGGGCTGGTTCGTCGCCGAGTACGGCCGTCAGCCCTGGACCATCTACGGCGTGCTGCCCACCCACCTGTCGGTATCTACGCTGACGGTGGAAAGCCTGTACGGCTCGCTGGCCGGCTTCGTCGGTTTTTATACCTTGCTGCTGATCGTCGAGATGTACCTGATGGTGCGCTTTGCCCGCCAGGGACCGGGCAGCCTGGGCACCGGTCGCTACATGAACGAAACCGCGCACGCCTGA
- the cydB gene encoding cytochrome d ubiquinol oxidase subunit II: protein MIFDYPTLKLIWWLLVGVLLVGFAIMDGHDMGVGTLLPFVGKNDTERRVVINTVGPHWDGNQVWFITGGGAIFAAWPIVYATAFSGFYWAMLAVLWALFFRPVGFDYRSKIHNATWRSTWDWGLFVGGFVPPVIFGVAFGNLLQGVPFHFDDTLVPYYTGSFWDLLNPFALLCGVVASAMITLQGAVYLMHRTEGEIYARTRKAMLGAGIVLLAAFSAAGVWVQDIPGYVITSAFDPAALPNPQAKTVAREAGAWVANYRTMPATLLVPALAYLGAIGAVWLAWRGRTLAAFVASSLAIVGVIGTAGVSMFPFVMPSISAPDMSLTVWDAVSSQRTLSIMFWATLIFMPLIVLYTSWAYKVMSGKVTAAYVRENEHSAY from the coding sequence ATGATTTTTGACTACCCGACCCTGAAACTCATCTGGTGGTTGCTGGTGGGCGTGTTGCTCGTCGGTTTTGCCATCATGGACGGCCACGACATGGGCGTGGGCACGCTGCTGCCCTTCGTCGGCAAGAACGACACCGAGCGCCGCGTGGTGATCAATACCGTCGGCCCGCACTGGGACGGCAACCAGGTGTGGTTCATCACCGGCGGCGGGGCGATCTTCGCCGCTTGGCCTATCGTCTATGCCACTGCCTTCTCCGGCTTCTATTGGGCGATGCTGGCGGTGCTGTGGGCGTTGTTCTTCCGCCCGGTGGGCTTCGACTACCGCAGCAAAATCCACAATGCCACCTGGCGCAGCACCTGGGACTGGGGGTTGTTTGTCGGCGGGTTCGTGCCGCCGGTGATCTTCGGTGTGGCCTTTGGCAACCTGCTGCAAGGCGTGCCCTTCCACTTCGACGACACCCTGGTGCCGTATTACACCGGCAGCTTCTGGGACCTGCTCAACCCCTTCGCACTGCTGTGTGGCGTGGTCGCCAGTGCGATGATCACCCTGCAGGGGGCGGTATACCTGATGCATCGTACCGAAGGCGAGATCTACGCCCGCACCCGCAAAGCCATGCTGGGCGCGGGCATCGTGCTGCTGGCGGCCTTCAGTGCGGCCGGCGTGTGGGTGCAGGATATTCCCGGCTATGTGATCACCAGCGCCTTCGACCCCGCGGCACTGCCCAACCCGCAGGCCAAGACGGTGGCACGCGAAGCCGGCGCCTGGGTGGCTAACTACCGCACGATGCCCGCCACCTTGCTGGTGCCGGCGCTTGCCTACCTGGGCGCGATCGGCGCCGTCTGGCTGGCCTGGCGCGGACGCACGCTGGCGGCTTTCGTAGCCTCCTCGCTGGCCATCGTCGGGGTGATCGGTACCGCAGGGGTGTCGATGTTCCCCTTTGTGATGCCTTCGATCAGCGCGCCGGACATGAGCCTCACGGTGTGGGACGCGGTCTCCAGCCAGCGCACGCTCTCCATCATGTTCTGGGCCACGCTGATCTTCATGCCGCTGATCGTGCTCTACACCAGCTGGGCCTACAAGGTGATGTCCGGCAAGGTCACCGCGGCCTATGTACGCGAGAACGAACACTCCGCCTACTGA
- the cydX gene encoding cytochrome bd-I oxidase subunit CydX has protein sequence MWYFTWMLGIGFAVLLAILDVLWMENEDGRRNSLRARREGDDT, from the coding sequence ATGTGGTACTTCACCTGGATGCTGGGCATCGGCTTCGCCGTTCTGCTGGCGATCCTCGACGTGCTGTGGATGGAGAATGAAGATGGACGGCGTAACAGCCTGCGGGCACGACGGGAAGGCGATGACACCTGA
- a CDS encoding cyd operon YbgE family protein — MDGVTACGHDGKAMTPEAEREVAAVGQVKPLAIAMALAITLGVTLYPHALAGPDGAADHWAAMAAFWAMSAGYVSGVGFRPQRLVFRLIFSGWTCLAALLLAGARMAWLWG; from the coding sequence ATGGACGGCGTAACAGCCTGCGGGCACGACGGGAAGGCGATGACACCTGAGGCCGAACGGGAGGTGGCGGCGGTTGGGCAGGTCAAGCCGCTGGCCATCGCCATGGCGCTGGCGATCACGCTCGGCGTCACCCTCTACCCGCATGCGCTGGCCGGCCCCGACGGCGCGGCCGACCACTGGGCGGCCATGGCTGCCTTCTGGGCGATGAGCGCCGGCTATGTGAGCGGCGTCGGCTTCCGGCCGCAGCGCCTGGTGTTCCGCCTGATCTTCTCGGGCTGGACCTGCCTGGCGGCCTTGCTCCTGGCCGGTGCCCGCATGGCCTGGCTGTGGGGGTAG
- a CDS encoding MBL fold metallo-hydrolase, translating into MYFRIIEDSRSSAVGYLLADAGRQSAVAIDPPPGQEALICALLDECGLRLQHVARTHVHRPDHAGCAGLCSRTGASCVAGVEAGLADAARKLVHGDTLVFGDEVLHVLATPGHTPGCISFRWRDRLFCGDVFDVGGCAVGNSESDPALLYDSLTQRIFTLPDETLVFPSHRSKGRTVSTVADERRRHARVIGGSREGFLTEMAFRRVVHPRLTQALNAAGDEPRAGKGGLER; encoded by the coding sequence ATGTACTTCCGCATCATCGAGGACAGCCGCTCCAGCGCCGTGGGCTACCTGCTGGCCGATGCCGGGCGGCAGTCCGCGGTGGCGATCGACCCGCCGCCCGGCCAGGAGGCGCTGATCTGCGCACTGCTCGACGAGTGCGGCCTGCGCCTGCAGCACGTGGCGCGGACCCATGTCCACCGGCCGGATCATGCCGGTTGCGCGGGCCTGTGCAGCCGCACCGGCGCCTCCTGCGTTGCCGGTGTCGAAGCCGGCCTTGCGGACGCTGCGCGAAAGCTGGTGCATGGCGACACGCTGGTGTTCGGTGACGAGGTGCTGCATGTGCTCGCCACCCCCGGACATACCCCGGGCTGCATCAGCTTCCGCTGGCGGGACCGGCTGTTCTGCGGCGACGTGTTCGACGTAGGCGGGTGCGCCGTCGGCAACAGCGAATCCGACCCAGCGCTGCTCTACGACAGCCTGACGCAACGCATCTTCACCTTGCCCGACGAGACGCTGGTGTTTCCGTCCCATCGCTCCAAGGGGCGGACCGTGTCGACCGTGGCCGACGAACGGCGCCGCCACGCCCGGGTGATCGGTGGTTCGCGCGAAGGCTTCCTGACCGAGATGGCCTTCCGCCGGGTCGTCCATCCACGTTTGACGCAGGCCCTGAACGCTGCGGGGGATGAGCCCCGCGCAGGCAAGGGCGGGCTCGAGCGATGA
- a CDS encoding NAD(P)/FAD-dependent oxidoreductase — MSSQEHENRLLQSLARAPLDRRTFLTLGAAGAGSLMLGAKPARAAERVKTAAHIVIAGAGAAGLATASRLAARLDGAKITLIDARKPHFYQPGFTLVAAGIKPADYVVSTTAEYVPGGVELIEEAVAEFDPEGKRVVTASGRAVSYDYLVVATGLKLDYEAIEGMDVALIGQNGLGSIYHSPQAAAATWGALSQFADRGGVGVFSRPATEMKCAGAPLKYTFITDDHLRRRGNRGKAELIYNAHNKTLFSVPIVHEKVRMLFRDRGIKTHYDRVLTRIEPARRVATFSTPDGLVEQPYDFINVIPPMRAPDAVRNSPLPWQQGPWVAEGWLEVERSNLRHKRYPEIFAVGDIAGVPKGKTAASVKWQVPVAVDHLVADIAGRQSDAVYEGYTSCPLITRLGRAMLIEFDYENNLTPSFPGVVAPLEELWVSWVMKTMALKPTYISMLRGRA, encoded by the coding sequence ATGAGCTCTCAAGAACACGAAAACCGGTTGCTGCAGAGTCTGGCGCGTGCGCCGCTCGATCGGCGAACCTTCCTGACCCTGGGTGCCGCCGGCGCGGGCAGCCTGATGCTGGGCGCCAAGCCGGCCCGGGCGGCCGAACGGGTCAAGACGGCGGCGCACATCGTCATTGCCGGCGCGGGCGCTGCCGGGCTGGCGACCGCGTCGCGGCTGGCCGCGCGTCTCGATGGCGCGAAGATCACCCTCATCGATGCGCGCAAGCCGCATTTCTACCAGCCCGGCTTCACCCTGGTGGCGGCGGGCATCAAGCCGGCCGACTACGTGGTGTCGACCACTGCCGAATACGTGCCGGGCGGTGTCGAGCTGATCGAGGAGGCCGTGGCCGAGTTCGATCCCGAGGGCAAGCGGGTGGTCACGGCCAGCGGGCGGGCGGTGTCTTACGACTACCTGGTGGTGGCCACCGGCCTCAAACTCGATTACGAAGCCATCGAAGGCATGGATGTTGCGCTGATCGGCCAGAACGGCCTGGGCAGCATTTACCATAGCCCGCAGGCTGCAGCCGCCACCTGGGGTGCGCTGTCGCAGTTTGCCGACCGTGGCGGGGTAGGGGTGTTCAGCCGCCCGGCCACCGAGATGAAATGTGCGGGCGCGCCGCTCAAATACACTTTCATCACCGACGACCACCTGCGCCGGCGCGGCAACCGCGGCAAGGCAGAGCTCATCTACAACGCCCACAACAAGACCTTGTTCAGCGTGCCCATCGTGCATGAGAAGGTGCGCATGCTGTTCCGTGATCGCGGCATCAAGACCCACTACGACCGGGTGCTGACCCGCATCGAGCCGGCTCGCCGTGTAGCCACTTTCAGCACGCCGGACGGCCTGGTCGAGCAGCCCTACGACTTCATCAACGTGATTCCGCCCATGCGCGCACCGGATGCGGTACGCAACAGTCCATTGCCGTGGCAACAGGGGCCTTGGGTTGCGGAAGGGTGGTTAGAAGTGGAGCGCAGCAATCTGCGCCACAAACGCTACCCGGAGATTTTTGCCGTGGGTGACATCGCCGGCGTGCCCAAAGGTAAAACCGCGGCCAGCGTAAAGTGGCAGGTGCCGGTGGCGGTAGACCACCTGGTGGCAGACATCGCCGGGCGGCAGAGCGATGCGGTTTATGAGGGCTACACCTCCTGCCCGCTGATTACCCGTCTGGGGCGGGCGATGTTGATCGAATTCGATTACGAGAACAACCTTACTCCCTCGTTTCCCGGCGTGGTGGCACCGCTGGAAGAGCTGTGGGTGAGCTGGGTGATGAAGACCATGGCGCTCAAGCCCACCTATATCAGCATGCTGCGCGGTCGCGCCTGA